A region from the Salidesulfovibrio onnuriiensis genome encodes:
- a CDS encoding extracellular solute-binding protein: protein MKKAIVLAALMLFAVAGTAQAGETLKLLTWKGYAPKALMDKFEKETGIKVEATYSNNEEMIAKLRATRGAGFDLAQPSQDRISSVQEKFKIYQPMDYSKIDSKLFIPSMLEAVKKNTLVAGKSHAVPFCWGTSGLIVNSAKAPGVDSYKALLDTKYKGRVSYRVKRPTLIAMGFALGYDPFALYKDPAAYQAMLDKIESELIKAKPVVKNYWANGDALLESMRSGEVFVAMAWDNGGWKLHTENPAIDFVAPKEGALGWIDTFAIPAKAENLDAAYKWINFIMKPENAGYFTSQEKAPTASQGANKYVDPEVAANFERSFPQAVIDNIKWYPPVPTKLESMEGRTLDRVKASN, encoded by the coding sequence ATGAAAAAGGCAATCGTACTCGCGGCCCTGATGCTGTTCGCTGTGGCGGGCACGGCCCAGGCTGGCGAAACCCTCAAGCTGCTGACCTGGAAGGGCTATGCGCCCAAGGCGCTCATGGACAAGTTTGAAAAGGAAACCGGCATCAAGGTGGAAGCCACCTATTCCAACAACGAAGAGATGATTGCCAAGCTGCGCGCCACCCGAGGCGCAGGCTTCGACCTGGCCCAGCCCAGCCAGGACCGTATTTCCTCGGTGCAGGAAAAATTCAAGATCTACCAGCCCATGGATTACTCCAAGATCGACTCCAAGCTGTTCATCCCCTCCATGTTGGAGGCCGTGAAAAAGAACACTCTGGTGGCCGGCAAGTCCCATGCGGTTCCGTTCTGCTGGGGCACCTCCGGGCTCATCGTCAACAGCGCGAAGGCTCCGGGTGTGGACAGCTACAAGGCCCTGCTGGACACGAAGTACAAGGGCCGCGTCAGCTACCGCGTCAAGCGGCCGACCCTCATCGCCATGGGTTTCGCCCTCGGTTATGACCCCTTTGCCCTGTACAAGGACCCCGCCGCCTACCAGGCCATGCTGGACAAGATCGAGTCCGAGCTGATCAAGGCCAAGCCCGTGGTCAAGAATTACTGGGCCAACGGCGACGCCCTCCTGGAATCCATGCGTTCCGGCGAGGTCTTCGTGGCCATGGCCTGGGACAACGGCGGCTGGAAACTGCATACCGAAAATCCCGCCATCGACTTCGTGGCTCCCAAGGAAGGGGCCCTGGGCTGGATCGACACCTTCGCCATTCCGGCCAAGGCCGAAAACCTGGACGCCGCCTACAAGTGGATCAACTTCATCATGAAGCCCGAGAACGCCGGCTACTTCACCTCCCAGGAAAAGGCCCCCACCGCCTCCCAGGGCGCCAACAAGTATGTTGACCCCGAGGTGGCCGCCAACTTCGAGCGTTCCTTCCCGCAGGCCGTCATCGACAACATCAAGTGGTATCCGCCGGTCCCGACCAAGCTGGAGTCCATGGAAGGCAGGACCCTCGACAGGGTTAAGGCCTCCAACTAG
- a CDS encoding cache domain-containing protein, with protein MKAKRHGTIFIPLYINIMTIFFLLIIGATGTVIAYNYHMNSKTALLAADQLLSQVADSVMERTEAVFQPAFMTVDTYSWSMDVEEKATLLTHPLAPMFFRTLNQNPNFTSLYMGFADGDYFLVSSLKGRDSARQAMDAPAESMWYTLAIHHRADGSRYALRKFLNADYALIDSRLENDTGYDPRKRPWYTGAVRTEKPVLSDIYIYSFSKEPGISVSQRFDGDVEGVFALDISLSNISKFLARQRISPESRIMIFGADGQLFAHPEAGRMVKVSKEGETQTMDLADIEDLDDPILDRVYSAFAEAGKTSFPRKMVKVQGVKYLVHVADMPREYGKISYLGLAVPMAEFTGPIARAGKQSIQLSLLVLAAFSPLVAWASRRITKPLNQIMDEVAHIRQFHLENPVRIGTRITEIHKLGRAMETMRVALKSFGRYIPNALVKNIITKNLKPELGGDRQELTLFFSDIADFTTLSESLSPEELTGSVTEYFDRVGSVILAAGGTIDKYIGDAVMSFWNAPQSQPDHAAQACLAALMCREAVHAFNDQRQRQGLPVMNTRFGLHTGDAVVGNIGSSDRMNYTAMGASVNLASRIEGLNKHYGTEILASQDTVKRAGGAFLFRPVGRAVPKGATRSIGVFELVGTTPEAGENAERFLVDGSAAAFLKQWKKAYDLYLSRQFDEAAALFERLAGERPREQLAAMYLESARAFAAEPPPRDWQGVKVFKTK; from the coding sequence ATGAAAGCAAAGCGACACGGCACCATCTTCATCCCGCTGTACATCAACATCATGACCATCTTCTTTCTCCTGATCATCGGGGCGACGGGGACGGTCATCGCCTACAACTACCACATGAACTCGAAAACCGCGCTCCTGGCGGCGGACCAGCTGCTTTCCCAGGTGGCCGACTCGGTCATGGAGCGGACAGAGGCGGTCTTCCAGCCCGCCTTCATGACCGTGGACACCTATTCCTGGTCCATGGACGTGGAGGAAAAGGCGACCCTGCTCACCCACCCCCTGGCCCCCATGTTTTTCCGGACCCTGAACCAGAACCCCAACTTCACCTCCCTGTACATGGGCTTTGCCGACGGCGACTACTTTCTGGTCTCCAGCCTCAAGGGCCGCGACAGCGCGCGGCAGGCCATGGACGCGCCCGCGGAAAGCATGTGGTACACCCTGGCCATCCATCACCGGGCAGACGGAAGCCGCTACGCGCTCCGAAAATTCCTCAATGCCGACTACGCCCTCATCGATTCCCGGCTGGAGAACGATACCGGCTACGACCCGCGAAAACGCCCCTGGTACACCGGGGCCGTCAGGACGGAAAAACCCGTTCTGAGCGACATCTACATCTACTCCTTTTCCAAAGAGCCGGGCATTTCGGTTTCCCAACGCTTTGACGGCGACGTGGAGGGCGTCTTCGCCCTGGACATCTCGCTTTCCAACATCTCGAAATTCCTGGCCCGGCAGCGCATCAGCCCGGAGAGCAGGATCATGATCTTCGGCGCGGACGGCCAGCTTTTCGCCCACCCCGAGGCGGGCAGAATGGTCAAGGTGAGCAAGGAGGGCGAAACGCAGACCATGGACCTGGCCGACATCGAAGACCTGGACGACCCGATCCTCGACCGCGTCTATTCGGCGTTCGCAGAAGCGGGCAAGACCTCCTTTCCCCGAAAGATGGTGAAGGTCCAGGGGGTGAAGTATCTCGTACACGTGGCGGACATGCCCCGGGAATACGGCAAGATCTCCTACCTGGGACTGGCCGTGCCCATGGCCGAATTCACCGGCCCCATTGCCCGCGCCGGAAAACAGAGCATCCAGCTCTCCCTCCTGGTGCTGGCGGCGTTTTCCCCGCTGGTGGCCTGGGCGTCCCGCCGCATCACCAAGCCGCTCAACCAGATCATGGACGAAGTGGCCCACATCCGGCAATTCCACCTGGAAAACCCGGTGCGCATCGGCACGCGCATCACGGAAATCCACAAGCTGGGCCGGGCCATGGAGACCATGCGGGTGGCCCTCAAGTCCTTTGGCCGCTACATCCCCAACGCCCTGGTGAAGAACATCATCACCAAAAACCTGAAGCCGGAACTGGGCGGCGACCGGCAGGAACTGACCCTGTTCTTCAGCGACATCGCGGACTTCACCACCCTGTCCGAATCCCTTTCGCCGGAAGAGCTGACCGGAAGCGTCACCGAGTACTTCGACAGGGTGGGCTCGGTCATCCTCGCTGCGGGCGGCACCATCGACAAATACATCGGCGACGCGGTCATGTCCTTCTGGAACGCCCCGCAGTCCCAGCCCGACCACGCCGCGCAGGCCTGCCTGGCCGCGCTCATGTGCCGCGAGGCGGTCCACGCCTTCAACGACCAGCGGCAAAGGCAGGGATTACCGGTGATGAACACGCGGTTCGGCCTGCACACCGGGGACGCGGTGGTGGGCAACATCGGCTCCTCGGACCGCATGAACTACACGGCCATGGGCGCTTCCGTGAACCTGGCCTCGCGCATCGAGGGGCTGAACAAGCACTACGGCACCGAGATCCTGGCCAGCCAGGACACCGTGAAACGGGCGGGAGGCGCATTCCTGTTCCGCCCGGTGGGGCGGGCCGTGCCCAAGGGCGCGACCAGGAGCATCGGCGTCTTTGAGCTGGTGGGAACGACCCCGGAGGCCGGGGAAAACGCCGAAAGATTTCTCGTGGACGGCTCCGCCGCCGCTTTCCTGAAGCAGTGGAAAAAGGCCTATGACCTGTATCTCTCCAGGCAATTCGACGAGGCGGCCGCATTGTTCGAGCGCCTGGCCGGGGAAAGGCCTCGGGAACAGCTGGCCGCCATGTACCTGGAATCGGCGCGGGCCTTTGCCGCAGAGCCCCCGCCCCGGGACTGGCAGGGCGTCAAGGTCTTCAAAACCAAGTAG
- a CDS encoding ABC transporter substrate-binding protein → MRAMLRILLLAVLYAALHTAPARAVAIEFWTTEMAPERQAVIRYLAQAFMAQNPDIQVNITGVEENTIQFLGSALDEGVGPDIVSARSDIVVAIAEQGRVAKKCTGEMIRAIGEKRFFTGALATMRNKDGTYNGIPFSGWVQGIWYRADWFKEAGLDPPDTPERILKAAQTLCDSDKGRFGILVGTREDAYAEQVFTHLALAMGVREFDPDGKVVFAGKNAVRALTLYKELARYSPPGQQYWRARDYYMQGRLAMMFYSTFIMDDLALPTAAADSLTGNNFPDLDGAPFDPHLLRNTGMVSVITGTRPASYGVIHALGIPVCDDPERKRAIMRFISFLFRTDAYITWLHMAPGGMLPVLRDIAGADDFYRDAQGVFKRYTRTKIENIISGLGNIESFSFEEGRLIPKAAQASAEAIIPEMILRTLREGIPPRSPCNGLREGCANCSEITAPGQGFRP, encoded by the coding sequence ATGCGCGCGATGCTCCGAATCCTCTTGCTGGCTGTGCTCTATGCCGCGCTCCACACGGCCCCGGCCCGGGCCGTGGCCATCGAATTCTGGACCACGGAGATGGCCCCGGAACGGCAGGCCGTGATCCGCTACCTCGCGCAGGCATTCATGGCCCAGAACCCGGATATACAGGTGAACATCACCGGGGTGGAGGAAAACACCATCCAGTTCCTGGGAAGCGCCCTGGACGAGGGCGTCGGGCCGGACATCGTCAGCGCCCGGTCGGACATCGTGGTGGCCATTGCCGAGCAGGGGCGGGTCGCCAAAAAATGCACCGGGGAGATGATCCGGGCCATCGGGGAAAAACGCTTCTTCACCGGGGCGCTGGCCACCATGCGCAACAAGGACGGCACCTACAACGGCATCCCCTTCAGCGGCTGGGTCCAGGGCATCTGGTACCGGGCCGACTGGTTCAAGGAGGCCGGGCTGGACCCGCCGGACACGCCGGAACGGATTCTCAAGGCCGCGCAAACCCTGTGCGACAGCGACAAGGGAAGATTCGGCATTCTGGTCGGGACGCGGGAGGACGCCTACGCGGAACAGGTCTTCACCCACCTTGCGCTGGCCATGGGGGTTCGCGAATTCGACCCTGACGGCAAGGTCGTCTTTGCCGGAAAAAACGCGGTCAGGGCATTAACCCTGTACAAGGAACTGGCCCGGTATTCCCCGCCGGGGCAGCAGTACTGGAGGGCCCGCGACTACTACATGCAGGGCAGACTGGCCATGATGTTCTACTCGACCTTCATCATGGACGACCTGGCCCTGCCCACGGCGGCGGCCGATTCCCTGACCGGAAACAACTTCCCGGACCTCGACGGCGCGCCCTTTGATCCGCACCTGCTGCGCAACACGGGCATGGTTTCCGTGATCACCGGCACGCGGCCCGCCAGCTACGGGGTCATCCACGCCCTGGGAATACCCGTCTGCGACGACCCGGAACGCAAGCGGGCCATCATGCGCTTCATCTCCTTCCTGTTCCGGACCGACGCCTACATCACCTGGCTGCACATGGCGCCGGGCGGCATGCTTCCGGTGCTCCGGGACATCGCCGGGGCGGACGACTTCTACAGGGACGCCCAGGGGGTCTTCAAGCGGTACACGCGCACCAAGATCGAAAACATCATCTCGGGTCTGGGGAACATAGAAAGCTTCAGCTTCGAGGAAGGGCGGCTGATTCCCAAAGCGGCGCAGGCCTCGGCCGAGGCCATCATCCCGGAAATGATCCTCCGCACGCTCCGCGAGGGAATCCCCCCGAGGAGTCCGTGCAATGGGCTGCGGGAAGGATGCGCGAACTGTTCTGAGATCACGGCTCCAGGACAAGGCTTTCGTCCCTGA
- a CDS encoding response regulator, with protein MLERLGYRNVHCVDNGSKALDMVAEGSFDCVLMDVQMPVLDGVETARRIRGADGVHASVPIIAMTAHAMPGDRERFLAAGMNDYIAKPVDLEALREKLERFVGLRDESLVLEP; from the coding sequence ATGCTCGAACGCCTGGGGTACAGGAACGTGCATTGCGTGGACAACGGCTCCAAGGCCCTGGACATGGTCGCCGAAGGCAGTTTCGATTGCGTGCTCATGGACGTGCAGATGCCGGTGCTGGACGGGGTGGAGACGGCCCGGCGCATCCGCGGGGCGGACGGCGTCCATGCCTCCGTGCCCATCATCGCCATGACCGCCCACGCCATGCCCGGCGACCGCGAGCGGTTCCTGGCGGCGGGCATGAACGATTACATTGCCAAGCCCGTGGACCTGGAGGCGCTCCGGGAAAAGCTGGAGCGGTTCGTCGGGCTCAGGGACGAAAGCCTTGTCCTGGAGCCGTGA
- the greA gene encoding transcription elongation factor GreA has protein sequence MERIPISTQGFDMIKAELEELKKERPLVIKAIAEAREEGDLKENAGYHAARERQGFLEGRINLLQSRMPYFNVVDLDNLEPDEIIGFGATVVLEDMDTGDTKKYTLLGPDEADYSRNGSISVLSPVGQALLGKEEGDDIAVDSPRGRIEYEIMSVEYLGTKF, from the coding sequence ATGGAAAGGATTCCCATTTCAACACAGGGCTTTGATATGATCAAAGCCGAGCTGGAAGAGCTCAAGAAGGAACGGCCCCTGGTCATCAAGGCCATTGCCGAGGCCCGCGAGGAAGGCGACCTCAAGGAAAATGCCGGTTACCACGCCGCCCGCGAGCGTCAGGGCTTTCTGGAAGGCCGCATCAACCTGCTTCAGTCCCGCATGCCCTATTTCAATGTGGTGGACCTGGACAACCTGGAGCCGGACGAAATCATCGGCTTCGGCGCCACCGTGGTTCTCGAGGACATGGATACCGGCGATACCAAGAAGTACACGCTGCTCGGCCCGGATGAGGCCGACTACTCCAGGAACGGCAGCATTTCCGTGCTTTCCCCGGTGGGCCAGGCCCTGCTGGGCAAGGAAGAGGGAGATGACATCGCCGTGGATTCCCCGCGCGGAAGGATCGAATACGAGATCATGTCCGTGGAGTATTTGGGAACCAAGTTCTAG
- a CDS encoding class I SAM-dependent methyltransferase has translation MSWEARMGFPVPQDRPVVQQSLALASPKAVQYNRPMFISHTVTFVKALMSHAVRPGDIAVDATVGNGHDTLFLSGQVGEQGHVFGFDIQQEALDSARCRLEEGGARNNVTLMHEGHERMAELLPGEFRGRVAGVMFNLGYLPGGDGQIITRAETTRTAIDAALSVMKKGGILSLVLYTGHPGGEEEAQAVEAHCAGLDMDTARVMRCAMHNHPTAQTRILLLERR, from the coding sequence ATGTCATGGGAAGCGCGCATGGGGTTCCCTGTGCCCCAGGATCGGCCCGTTGTCCAGCAGAGTCTGGCCCTTGCCTCGCCCAAAGCGGTGCAGTACAACCGCCCCATGTTCATCAGCCACACCGTCACCTTCGTCAAGGCGCTCATGTCCCACGCCGTCCGGCCCGGCGATATCGCCGTGGACGCCACCGTGGGAAACGGCCACGATACCCTGTTCCTTTCCGGGCAGGTGGGGGAGCAGGGCCATGTCTTCGGCTTCGACATCCAGCAGGAGGCCCTGGACAGCGCCCGGTGCAGGCTTGAGGAAGGCGGCGCGCGCAACAACGTGACCCTCATGCACGAGGGCCACGAACGCATGGCCGAGCTGCTCCCCGGGGAATTCCGCGGCCGGGTGGCGGGCGTCATGTTCAACCTGGGCTATCTGCCGGGCGGCGACGGCCAGATCATCACCCGGGCCGAAACCACCCGCACGGCCATTGATGCGGCCCTGTCGGTCATGAAAAAGGGCGGAATCCTCTCCCTGGTGCTCTACACGGGCCACCCCGGGGGCGAGGAAGAGGCGCAGGCCGTGGAGGCCCACTGCGCCGGGCTGGACATGGACACGGCCCGGGTCATGCGCTGCGCCATGCACAACCACCCCACGGCCCAGACGCGCATCCTGCTCCTGGAGCGCCGCTAG
- a CDS encoding alpha/beta hydrolase: MSAQQHTALPPHEQAFTLRSRRVADDFSIRVALPATYSMTEARYPVLYVLDGDHSFGLAASVLAYVNLGGNFGMGKGIPEMIVVGIGYDRGTLPWLFTRVRDFTPTEDASFNYDNPQFSIPESGRADAFLAMIREELKPELESRFRVDGSPGVLATHSLGGVLALHAMLRPEPVFGKYLLASPFVGWDSGAMFRREEEYGLGNAGLAAEAFFAVSGQEPTPPYREEVERFCAALEQRRYDRFRFELRTYDRDNHFSMWPKAFMDGLEYLFN; this comes from the coding sequence ATGTCCGCGCAGCAACACACCGCTCTTCCCCCGCACGAACAGGCTTTCACCCTGCGCTCCAGGCGTGTGGCGGATGATTTCTCCATCCGCGTGGCCCTTCCCGCCACCTATTCCATGACCGAGGCCCGCTATCCGGTGCTCTACGTGCTGGACGGCGACCACAGCTTCGGGCTGGCCGCGTCCGTGCTGGCCTATGTCAACCTGGGCGGCAATTTCGGCATGGGCAAGGGCATCCCGGAGATGATCGTGGTGGGCATCGGCTACGACCGGGGCACGCTTCCCTGGCTGTTCACCCGGGTGCGCGACTTCACGCCCACCGAGGATGCGTCCTTCAATTACGACAACCCTCAGTTTTCCATCCCGGAGAGCGGCCGGGCCGATGCGTTCCTGGCCATGATCCGGGAAGAGCTGAAGCCGGAGCTGGAATCCCGCTTCCGGGTGGATGGTTCCCCGGGCGTGCTGGCCACCCATTCCCTGGGCGGGGTGCTGGCCCTGCATGCCATGCTCCGGCCCGAGCCCGTGTTCGGCAAGTATTTGCTGGCCTCGCCCTTTGTGGGCTGGGATTCCGGGGCCATGTTCCGGCGCGAGGAGGAATACGGGCTGGGAAACGCGGGCCTGGCCGCCGAGGCCTTTTTCGCGGTTTCCGGGCAGGAGCCCACGCCGCCGTACCGCGAGGAGGTGGAGCGTTTCTGCGCCGCCCTGGAACAGCGGCGGTATGACCGCTTCCGGTTCGAACTCAGGACATACGACAGGGACAATCACTTTTCCATGTGGCCCAAGGCGTTCATGGACGGGCTGGAATACCTGTTCAATTGA
- a CDS encoding serine/threonine protein kinase encodes MEQDIRELVQHHLPTFPLRRIRRLVTDTTDFTSITYGDVIRLGERHYMVLRDEAERRFGLEDFKFWVKRCKCLETGASAILKLVFHEEFTQQIGSMSIRSFRSQNKEARILNLVRGDIRFMQGIAERDEAGNLIRILDVIRGKRFDVVVDELPGDHRQYFDTQLVPMLEKFITGAEAIDFLHRNYEQHGDVRRDHLWQEAGTGQMRWIDFDYAYETRANPFALDLFGLGNSLLFTVGKQIYTPQAITHMEGGQNVKRSDFSPVIRNRLVNLRRLFPYIPMELNNVLMHFSQGAEVYYDSVEEFLTDLRPCLKLLPQPQAERRQS; translated from the coding sequence ATGGAACAGGACATCCGGGAACTGGTGCAGCACCACCTGCCCACCTTTCCGCTCCGCCGGATTCGCCGGCTGGTCACCGACACCACGGACTTCACCTCCATCACCTACGGCGACGTGATCCGCCTGGGCGAGAGGCACTACATGGTGTTGCGTGACGAGGCCGAGCGCCGCTTCGGGCTCGAGGACTTCAAGTTCTGGGTCAAGCGCTGCAAGTGCCTGGAAACCGGGGCGTCCGCCATCCTCAAGCTGGTCTTTCACGAGGAGTTCACCCAGCAGATCGGCTCCATGAGCATCCGCAGCTTCCGCAGCCAGAACAAGGAGGCGCGCATTCTCAACCTGGTCCGGGGCGACATCCGCTTCATGCAGGGCATCGCGGAGCGGGACGAGGCCGGAAACCTGATCCGCATCCTGGACGTGATCCGGGGCAAGCGATTCGACGTGGTTGTGGACGAGCTCCCCGGCGACCACCGCCAGTACTTCGACACCCAGCTGGTCCCCATGCTGGAGAAGTTCATCACCGGGGCCGAGGCCATCGACTTCCTGCACCGCAACTATGAACAGCACGGCGACGTGCGGCGCGACCACCTCTGGCAGGAGGCCGGCACCGGGCAGATGCGCTGGATCGATTTCGACTACGCCTACGAGACCCGGGCCAACCCCTTTGCCCTGGACCTCTTCGGCCTGGGCAACAGCCTGCTCTTCACCGTGGGCAAGCAGATATACACCCCGCAGGCGATCACGCACATGGAAGGCGGCCAGAACGTCAAGCGCTCGGACTTCTCGCCGGTCATACGCAACCGGCTGGTAAACCTGCGCCGCCTGTTCCCCTATATTCCCATGGAACTGAACAACGTGCTCATGCATTTTTCCCAGGGTGCGGAAGTCTACTACGATTCCGTGGAGGAATTCCTGACCGACCTTCGCCCCTGCCTGAAACTCCTGCCGCAACCGCAGGCCGAAAGGAGGCAATCATGA
- a CDS encoding universal stress protein: MNFKKILLAVDSSENALRAVEYTGNIVGGNPGFEVQLLCIERLPHRDLYADDDKWEMGCEEMRANLQDFLGRARDRLAELGVDPKAITENYVTSCHSPFTDSTSKCSLGTSVALEILDTLKAGGFGTVVIGRRGLSKAEEFLFGSVSNKIVHSAKDCTVWVVA; this comes from the coding sequence ATGAATTTCAAGAAGATTCTGCTGGCCGTGGATTCGAGCGAAAACGCCCTGCGCGCCGTGGAGTACACGGGCAACATCGTGGGCGGCAACCCGGGCTTCGAGGTGCAGCTCCTGTGCATCGAGCGGCTCCCCCACCGGGACCTCTACGCCGACGACGACAAGTGGGAGATGGGCTGCGAGGAAATGCGCGCCAACCTGCAGGACTTCCTCGGCCGGGCCAGGGACAGGCTGGCCGAACTGGGCGTGGACCCCAAGGCCATCACCGAGAACTACGTCACCAGCTGCCACTCCCCGTTCACGGACAGCACTTCCAAGTGCAGCCTGGGCACCAGCGTCGCCCTGGAGATCCTGGACACCCTCAAGGCCGGAGGCTTCGGCACCGTGGTCATCGGCAGGCGCGGGCTGTCCAAGGCCGAGGAATTCCTGTTCGGCTCGGTCTCCAACAAGATCGTGCATTCGGCCAAGGACTGCACGGTCTGGGTGGTTGCCTGA
- a CDS encoding methyl-accepting chemotaxis protein has product MKLSTKLSLGFGGVLALLVVLAGLSFWALDYAGDGFSRYRKLALDTNLGGRLQANMLMVRMNVKDFILTGSDKDLKQFDEYFQQTRGFMDTAQKQINNPERAAMVDRADSEMTEYGKYFDQVKEFRAQRDHLVNDVLNVQGPQMERNLTTILTTAERDNDMTAAFRSGLAMRNLLLARLYVVKFLEDNSQASVDRVHKEMATLDSEFATLEQSLRNPERRRLLSELMDIRNSYGKAFDQLTGVIFARNQVISEHLDKLGPMIAKDVENVKLSVMGEQDRLGPQVQAANAMTMSAMGILGIVAIVLGAGTAWLLIRTTNRQLGKDPAEIADIAQSIADGSLDISFAENAHGVYAHMRSMAEQLTRVVCEVRDGSTAVASGSTELSASAQTMSSGATEQAASIQEVSSSVEQMASNIQQNTQNAKATEEIAQSAAEDANQSGQAVIKAVGAMKHIAEKISIIEEIARQTNLLALNAAIEAARAGEHGKGFAVVAAEVRKLAERSGEAAGEISELSSTTVESAERAGSMLEKLVPNIEKTAQLVREISSASSEQSSGAEQINRAISQLDAVIQQNAAAAEEMASTSETLASQSQMLEQTMSFFKMDGNGHMRPQLHARPTVRPAPMAIETASAQETAPQGVEFKMVDDIPDEELERF; this is encoded by the coding sequence ATGAAACTGTCAACAAAACTCTCCCTGGGATTCGGGGGTGTTCTGGCGCTGCTGGTGGTTCTTGCGGGGCTTTCCTTCTGGGCGCTGGACTACGCAGGCGACGGCTTCAGCCGGTACCGCAAGCTGGCCCTGGACACCAACCTCGGCGGCAGGCTCCAGGCCAACATGCTCATGGTGCGCATGAACGTGAAGGACTTCATCCTCACGGGCAGCGACAAGGACCTCAAGCAGTTCGACGAGTATTTCCAACAGACGCGCGGGTTCATGGATACGGCCCAGAAGCAGATCAACAACCCCGAGCGGGCGGCCATGGTCGACAGGGCTGACAGCGAGATGACCGAGTACGGAAAGTATTTCGACCAGGTCAAGGAGTTCCGCGCGCAGCGCGACCACCTGGTCAACGACGTGCTCAACGTGCAGGGCCCGCAGATGGAGCGCAACCTGACCACCATCCTGACCACGGCCGAGCGGGACAACGACATGACCGCAGCCTTCCGCAGCGGGCTTGCCATGCGCAACCTGCTCCTGGCCCGGCTCTACGTGGTCAAGTTCCTGGAGGACAATTCCCAGGCCTCGGTGGACCGCGTCCACAAGGAAATGGCCACCCTGGATTCGGAATTCGCCACCCTGGAACAAAGCCTGCGAAACCCAGAACGCCGCAGGCTGCTCTCAGAGCTCATGGATATCCGGAACAGCTATGGGAAGGCCTTTGACCAGCTGACCGGAGTCATCTTCGCCCGCAACCAGGTCATCTCCGAGCACCTGGACAAGCTCGGCCCGATGATCGCCAAGGACGTGGAAAACGTGAAGCTCTCGGTCATGGGCGAACAGGACAGGCTCGGCCCGCAGGTGCAGGCGGCCAACGCCATGACCATGAGCGCCATGGGCATCCTGGGCATCGTGGCCATCGTGCTCGGCGCGGGCACGGCATGGCTGCTCATCCGCACCACCAACCGCCAGCTGGGCAAGGACCCCGCCGAGATCGCGGACATCGCCCAGTCCATTGCGGACGGCTCCCTCGATATTTCCTTTGCCGAGAACGCCCACGGCGTCTACGCCCACATGCGCTCCATGGCGGAGCAGCTCACCCGTGTGGTCTGCGAGGTGCGGGACGGCTCCACGGCCGTGGCCTCGGGCAGCACCGAACTTTCGGCCTCGGCCCAGACCATGTCCTCAGGGGCCACGGAACAGGCCGCATCCATCCAGGAAGTCTCTTCCTCGGTGGAACAGATGGCCTCCAACATCCAGCAGAACACCCAGAACGCCAAGGCCACCGAAGAGATCGCCCAGTCCGCGGCCGAGGACGCCAACCAGAGTGGCCAGGCCGTGATCAAGGCGGTGGGGGCCATGAAACACATCGCGGAAAAGATATCCATCATCGAGGAGATCGCGCGGCAGACCAACCTGCTGGCCCTGAACGCGGCCATCGAGGCGGCCCGGGCCGGGGAACACGGCAAGGGATTTGCCGTGGTGGCGGCCGAGGTGCGCAAGCTGGCCGAACGGAGCGGCGAGGCGGCCGGGGAGATCAGCGAACTCTCCAGCACCACGGTGGAATCCGCGGAACGCGCGGGCAGCATGCTGGAAAAGCTGGTGCCCAACATCGAAAAGACCGCCCAGCTGGTGCGCGAGATATCTTCGGCCAGCTCCGAACAGAGCAGCGGCGCGGAACAGATCAACCGGGCCATCAGCCAGCTCGACGCCGTGATCCAGCAGAACGCTGCCGCCGCCGAGGAAATGGCCTCCACCAGCGAGACCCTTGCCAGCCAGAGCCAGATGCTGGAGCAGACCATGTCCTTCTTCAAGATGGACGGCAACGGGCACATGCGCCCGCAGCTCCATGCCCGGCCCACGGTGCGGCCCGCGCCCATGGCCATCGAGACGGCCAGCGCCCAGGAGACGGCGCCCCAGGGCGTTGAATTCAAGATGGTCGACGACATTCCGGACGAGGAGCTGGAACGCTTCTAG